The genomic DNA TCGCCGGCGGGCTGCAGGTGCACACGGACGAGATCGTGGTCACCAACGGCGCGCTCGAAGCGCTGAACCTCTGCCTCGCGGCGGTGACGCGCCCCGGCGACGCAGTGGTGATCGAATCGCCCACCTTCTATGCCGCGCTGCAGGCACTCGAACGCATGGGCCTGCAGGCCGTCGAGGTGCCGACCCATCCGCGCGAAGGCATCGACCTGGCGGCGCTCGAACATGCCATTGCACGCCACCAGCCGAAGGCCTGCTGGCTGATGACGACCTTCCAGAATCCGCTCGGCAGCTCGATGCCCGACGAACGCAAGAAGGCGCTGGTCGAGCTGCTCGCGCGCCATGAACTGCCGCTGATCGAGGACGACGTCTATGCCGAGCTCTACTTCGGCGACAAGCGCCCCGTGCCCGCGAAGGCCTTCGACACGCAGGGCCTGGTGCTGCATTGCTCGTCCTTCTCCAAATGCCTGGCGCCCGGCTACCGCATCGGCTGGGCCGCGCCCGGCCGCTACGCGCGCGCGGTCGCGCGGCAGAAGCTGACCACCACGCTGGGCGCCTCGGCACCGTCGCAGCTCGCGCTGGCCACTTACCTCGAGCACGGCGGCTTCGACAAGCATCTGCGCCGGCTGCGGCAGACGCTGGCCGCGCAGCAATCCGCGTTCGCGCAGGCGGTGGCCCAGCACTTCCCGCCCGGCACGCGCGCCACGCATCCGGCGGGCGGCTACTTCCTGT from Variovorax sp. PBL-E5 includes the following:
- a CDS encoding aminotransferase-like domain-containing protein, with the protein product MKRYELLAADVEASIRGGVLRPGDRLPSVRHASTSRGVSASTVFQAYYLLEARGLIQARERSGYYVSAGARLAPPEPEQTSQPSDASVAVDVSEHVFEILEASMTREVVPFGSAFPSPLLFPLARLGQAMASSAKALDPWSTVDDLSPGNARLRRQIALRYLAGGLQVHTDEIVVTNGALEALNLCLAAVTRPGDAVVIESPTFYAALQALERMGLQAVEVPTHPREGIDLAALEHAIARHQPKACWLMTTFQNPLGSSMPDERKKALVELLARHELPLIEDDVYAELYFGDKRPVPAKAFDTQGLVLHCSSFSKCLAPGYRIGWAAPGRYARAVARQKLTTTLGASAPSQLALATYLEHGGFDKHLRRLRQTLAAQQSAFAQAVAQHFPPGTRATHPAGGYFLWVELPPGADALAIHRQALALGISVAPGPIFSASRAFTNCLRLNYGHAWDARSEQALATLGRLATAAIA